The following proteins come from a genomic window of Streptomyces sp. GS7:
- a CDS encoding ABC transporter substrate-binding protein, whose protein sequence is MYRIDLAYVGRGLHEELAAYIADQQDYYADEGVHVALRDGCTWDIERLRRCATIGLGRALLSRLTDGIPWVALDVNTHHPLFWFLARHGLTSLTDLAGQRLAVHAPHTPPGCFARIVLRKAGLDPDRDVDTVVRSPGDYGMDLRRLREGTIDAAYVGSTMAPEAVAAEHGWQVPAWVGDHFQIPTVGVAVDPTYIDPDDPAVQAVVRAHRRALQVIHDDPDTTVRHMRTFLGGQTEDEVRAHYETFIAPYFTTDGQADLAVGDSAITEVAAELHVPATVTAAEFYRTATA, encoded by the coding sequence ATGTACAGGATCGATCTCGCCTACGTCGGGCGGGGCCTGCACGAGGAACTGGCCGCCTACATCGCCGACCAGCAGGACTACTACGCCGACGAGGGCGTCCACGTCGCACTGCGCGACGGCTGCACCTGGGACATCGAACGGCTGCGCCGCTGCGCCACCATCGGGCTCGGCCGGGCGCTGCTCTCCCGCCTGACCGACGGCATCCCGTGGGTCGCCCTTGACGTCAACACCCACCACCCGCTGTTCTGGTTCCTGGCCCGCCACGGCCTGACCTCCCTGACCGACCTGGCCGGCCAACGACTGGCGGTACACGCCCCCCACACCCCACCCGGGTGCTTCGCCCGGATCGTGCTGCGCAAGGCCGGCCTCGACCCCGACCGCGACGTCGACACCGTCGTCCGCTCGCCCGGCGACTACGGCATGGACCTGCGCCGGCTGCGCGAGGGCACGATCGACGCCGCCTACGTCGGCAGCACCATGGCGCCCGAGGCGGTCGCCGCCGAGCACGGCTGGCAAGTGCCGGCCTGGGTCGGCGACCACTTCCAGATCCCCACCGTGGGCGTGGCCGTCGACCCCACCTACATCGACCCGGACGACCCAGCGGTCCAGGCCGTCGTACGAGCCCACCGGCGCGCCCTGCAGGTGATCCACGACGACCCCGACACCACCGTGCGGCACATGCGGACGTTCCTCGGCGGACAGACCGAGGACGAAGTCCGAGCCCACTACGAGACGTTCATCGCGCCATACTTCACCACCGACGGCCAAGCCGACCTCGCGGTCGGCGACAGCGCGATCACCGAGGTCGC
- a CDS encoding SDR family NAD(P)-dependent oxidoreductase → MTGADGRVALVTGASRGIGAATAGLLAARGMRVVVNYLRSTKAADEVVADIEAADGQAMAVQADVREAAAVESMVEQVQAAWGGIDVLVHNALIPYAVKSFQDMTWEELGGKIDAEMHAAFAVTKAVLPAMSEQGWGRIVYISTGLSRRPRTGMIALGAAKAALEQFARYLAQELGPQGITVNIVAAGPVEDTRMGSALDEKIKQRQVALTPMGRLARPADVAQAVAFYASEDNCFMTGTTAAVNGGMSMD, encoded by the coding sequence GTGACTGGGGCAGACGGCCGGGTGGCATTGGTGACAGGAGCCAGCAGGGGAATCGGTGCGGCCACCGCGGGTCTCCTTGCCGCGCGAGGGATGCGCGTGGTGGTCAACTATCTGCGCAGCACCAAGGCGGCCGACGAGGTCGTGGCCGACATCGAGGCCGCAGACGGGCAGGCCATGGCCGTGCAGGCCGACGTGCGCGAGGCAGCGGCCGTCGAGAGCATGGTCGAGCAGGTCCAGGCGGCGTGGGGCGGCATCGACGTGCTCGTGCACAACGCGCTGATCCCGTATGCGGTCAAGTCGTTCCAGGACATGACGTGGGAGGAGCTGGGCGGCAAGATCGACGCCGAGATGCACGCGGCGTTCGCGGTCACCAAGGCCGTCCTGCCCGCCATGAGCGAACAGGGCTGGGGACGCATCGTCTACATCAGCACCGGCCTCAGCCGCCGGCCCCGGACGGGCATGATCGCACTGGGCGCGGCCAAGGCCGCCCTGGAGCAGTTCGCCCGCTACCTCGCCCAGGAACTGGGCCCGCAGGGCATCACGGTCAACATCGTCGCAGCCGGCCCGGTGGAGGACACTCGCATGGGGTCTGCGCTCGACGAGAAGATCAAGCAACGGCAGGTGGCCCTCACCCCCATGGGCCGCCTGGCACGCCCAGCCGACGTCGCCCAAGCGGTCGCCTTCTACGCCAGTGAGGACAACTGCTTCATGACCGGCACCACGGCCGCGGTCAACGGCGGAATGTCGATGGACTGA
- a CDS encoding recombinase family protein codes for MGYARAFTVRQSLDTQLDSLTDAGVTRIFPEKISTRATRRPELERAVTFAREVRGSGLRVTLVVHERKRLGRGIDLATLAWSGVRPRGTTEQRLALKRHLQGRADRSRLVPRDFSGTFRRVSREGPDSA; via the coding sequence ATCGGCTACGCCCGCGCATTCACCGTCCGCCAGTCCCTCGACACCCAACTCGACTCCCTCACCGACGCCGGCGTCACCCGGATCTTCCCCGAGAAGATCTCCACCCGCGCCACCAGACGGCCGGAACTGGAGAGGGCGGTCACCTTCGCCCGCGAGGTCCGCGGCTCCGGGTTGCGCGTCACTCTCGTCGTCCACGAGCGCAAGCGGCTCGGCCGTGGCATCGACCTGGCCACCCTCGCCTGGTCTGGAGTTCGACCCCGGGGGACAACGGAACAGCGGTTGGCGCTAAAGCGGCACCTTCAAGGGCGAGCTGATCGATCGAGGCTAGTGCCCAGGGACTTTTCAGGGACTTTCCGCCGCGTGAGTAGGGAAGGCCCTGACAGCGCTTAA
- a CDS encoding tyrosine-type recombinase/integrase → MARDGRRERAWREDVANGSSSFKTCSCTRQGRCAHPYAIRYRDASGRQREETGYSTQQGALDRLTEIYNEKRNTPRQQAELKRELGKQRFGEYASAWLARQRHYTAGSTRTVNTLLQGQILPALESRRINTFTSTVVEDFIMSMEEGDVGLATWDAARKRAGITRKLNPYSLRHYFASNCLSKGIPITDVAEWMGHKNIGMTFRIYRHLMPASIGRAAKVLNEGL, encoded by the coding sequence GTGGCGCGCGACGGCAGAAGGGAGCGGGCGTGGCGGGAGGATGTGGCCAATGGGAGCAGCTCTTTCAAGACCTGCTCCTGCACCAGGCAAGGCCGATGCGCGCACCCGTACGCCATCCGCTACCGCGATGCTTCCGGCCGGCAGCGTGAAGAGACGGGCTATTCCACACAGCAGGGCGCCCTGGATCGCCTCACAGAGATCTACAACGAAAAGCGCAACACTCCCCGGCAGCAGGCCGAGCTGAAACGGGAGCTCGGAAAGCAACGCTTCGGTGAGTACGCGTCGGCATGGCTGGCCCGACAGCGCCACTACACGGCGGGAAGCACCCGGACCGTCAATACATTGCTTCAGGGCCAGATCCTCCCGGCATTGGAGTCACGTCGAATCAACACCTTCACCTCGACCGTTGTCGAGGACTTCATCATGTCGATGGAGGAGGGGGACGTAGGGCTCGCGACATGGGACGCAGCAAGGAAGAGGGCCGGCATCACCCGGAAGCTCAACCCGTATTCTCTCCGCCACTACTTCGCGTCCAACTGCCTCTCCAAGGGCATCCCCATCACGGACGTGGCCGAATGGATGGGCCACAAGAACATCGGCATGACGTTCCGCATCTATCGACACCTCATGCCTGCCTCCATCGGCCGGGCCGCCAAGGTTCTCAACGAGGGCCTTTAA
- a CDS encoding CBS domain-containing protein — translation MVERVGTPSLIVLVGYATARSTREIVAETERSRPMNVSKLMSAPAVAVPVGTDLREVARQMEEYGVGCLVVTDGGRLQGIVTDRDLAVRMLARGLDAGERVDAVMTLPVITVDVNDDVYDAYRAFRNSGVRRLPVLDGHRPVGMLTVDDLLMDVFQRVGDLLGPVAWSMVEGSSGSCTTDQS, via the coding sequence ATGGTCGAACGTGTCGGGACGCCTTCGCTCATCGTGCTCGTGGGGTACGCGACAGCACGTTCCACCAGGGAGATCGTGGCCGAAACCGAAAGGAGCCGGCCGATGAACGTCTCAAAGTTGATGAGCGCTCCGGCGGTGGCCGTTCCGGTCGGGACGGACCTACGGGAGGTGGCCCGCCAGATGGAGGAGTACGGGGTCGGTTGCCTGGTGGTCACGGACGGCGGGAGGCTGCAAGGCATCGTCACCGACCGCGACCTCGCGGTGCGCATGCTGGCCAGGGGACTGGACGCGGGGGAGCGGGTGGATGCGGTGATGACCCTGCCCGTGATCACGGTGGACGTGAACGACGACGTTTACGACGCATACCGCGCGTTCCGCAACTCCGGGGTTCGCCGCCTGCCCGTACTGGATGGGCACCGGCCCGTGGGCATGCTGACCGTGGACGACCTGCTCATGGACGTCTTCCAGCGGGTGGGTGATCTGCTGGGCCCGGTTGCCTGGAGCATGGTGGAGGGATCGTCCGGGTCGTGCACCACGGATCAGAGCTGA
- a CDS encoding molybdopterin dinucleotide binding domain-containing protein, with product MRRHGLLRREGGRHFAEAERELGVDDGSAAAGGSVSLQAVRCLGHCYTGPAALDGETPWPCPDADRPGEAKLYTGRFATADGRAHLASCPYLPPGEQAADDYPLITVTRRRPAHSNSGSMTRRTTNLLLESADWLDLHPDDADRYGLRDGDPVKVESRHGEARLLARVSGEVNPGQVFSAFHFPANGVNRLTSSHADPVRALRWRAQRGHDLPGRHVDAAQRAYRTVTSCLQRRLVSSAGAMLAPSAALSERSGTCAAAVGAAGDERVVMPLNHYVKSCDEITPVPRPDKERKDLYASVLDQTALRAVYELFSADTEHVVRSIALNGRVATIDRATGREVPPCLVSLQTVRDEFEQLVLTQVDPRACLKRPRSLVSLNP from the coding sequence GTGCGTCGCCACGGCTTGCTGCGCCGCGAGGGTGGCCGGCACTTCGCGGAGGCGGAGCGCGAGCTGGGCGTCGACGACGGAAGCGCCGCCGCCGGCGGGTCGGTCTCGCTCCAGGCAGTCCGCTGCCTTGGGCACTGCTATACCGGGCCCGCCGCCCTTGACGGTGAGACGCCGTGGCCCTGCCCGGACGCCGACCGGCCGGGCGAGGCCAAGCTGTACACGGGACGGTTCGCCACCGCGGACGGGCGCGCACACCTCGCGTCCTGCCCCTATCTGCCCCCGGGTGAGCAGGCCGCCGACGACTACCCGCTGATCACGGTTACACGGCGGCGGCCGGCCCACTCCAACTCCGGCAGCATGACCCGGCGTACGACCAACCTCCTGCTGGAATCCGCCGACTGGCTGGACCTCCACCCCGATGACGCGGACCGCTACGGCCTGCGCGACGGTGATCCGGTCAAGGTCGAAAGCCGCCACGGCGAGGCCAGGCTCCTCGCGCGGGTCAGCGGTGAGGTGAACCCGGGTCAGGTCTTCAGCGCGTTCCACTTCCCGGCGAACGGAGTGAACCGGCTGACCTCCAGCCACGCGGACCCAGTGCGGGCCCTTCGGTGGCGTGCTCAGCGTGGCCATGATCTCCCAGGTCGTCACGTTGACGCCGCACAACGCGCATACCGAACCGTGACGTCATGCCTCCAGCGAAGGCTGGTGTCTTCCGCCGGCGCCATGTTGGCTCCGTCCGCGGCCCTCTCCGAGCGGTCCGGGACGTGCGCCGCCGCCGTGGGCGCCGCGGGTGACGAGCGTGTCGTCATGCCTCTCAACCACTACGTGAAGTCCTGCGACGAGATCACGCCCGTCCCTCGACCGGACAAGGAGCGGAAGGATCTCTACGCATCTGTCCTGGACCAGACGGCTCTGCGCGCGGTGTACGAGCTCTTCAGCGCCGATACCGAGCACGTCGTGCGATCCATTGCGTTGAACGGGCGTGTAGCCACGATCGACCGGGCCACCGGACGGGAGGTGCCCCCGTGCCTCGTCAGCCTCCAGACAGTTCGGGACGAGTTCGAACAGCTTGTGCTCACACAGGTGGATCCGCGTGCCTGCCTGAAGCGGCCGCGCTCACTGGTCTCGCTGAACCCGTAG
- a CDS encoding CBS domain-containing protein, whose protein sequence is MPNTPHGVSDVMTQPVAAVDREAGFKTIVETMQRWRVSALPVLSAERRVVGVVSEADLLPKEGFREADADRLERLRLSDDVRRAEALTAGELMTSPAVTVHGDAALAQAARTMATASVKRLPVVDGNGLLVGIVSRADLLKVFLRSDEDLAEEVRRVLVTFFAAPTKGLHVEVGDGVVTLSGRMRDRSLVPVVARLVRGIEGVVDVEYDVTGVAPVRVGPSTEGSSL, encoded by the coding sequence ATGCCGAACACTCCGCACGGGGTCAGCGATGTCATGACGCAGCCTGTGGCAGCCGTGGACCGTGAAGCCGGCTTCAAGACGATCGTCGAGACCATGCAGCGGTGGCGGGTGAGCGCCCTGCCGGTGCTCTCGGCGGAGCGGCGGGTGGTCGGCGTGGTGTCCGAGGCCGATCTGCTGCCCAAAGAAGGGTTCCGGGAGGCGGACGCGGACCGGCTTGAACGTCTGCGGCTGTCCGACGACGTACGCCGGGCGGAAGCCCTGACGGCGGGCGAGCTGATGACCAGCCCCGCGGTGACGGTGCACGGCGATGCGGCCCTGGCCCAGGCGGCGCGGACGATGGCCACGGCCTCGGTCAAACGTCTGCCGGTCGTGGACGGCAACGGCCTGCTGGTGGGCATTGTCAGCCGTGCCGACCTGCTGAAGGTGTTCCTGCGGTCCGATGAGGACCTTGCGGAGGAGGTGCGGCGGGTGCTCGTGACGTTCTTCGCCGCGCCGACGAAGGGTCTGCACGTCGAGGTTGGGGACGGCGTGGTCACGCTGAGCGGGCGGATGCGGGACCGGTCGCTGGTGCCTGTGGTGGCGCGTCTGGTGCGCGGTATCGAGGGGGTGGTGGACGTGGAGTACGACGTAACGGGTGTCGCGCCGGTACGGGTCGGTCCGTCAACGGAGGGCTCGTCGCTGTGA
- a CDS encoding universal stress protein, which produces MSRPVAVGVDGSPASLAAADWGAREAVLRDLPLRLLHAWERQPHSHAPPAGPEAARRWSQGGPQELTDRLRQLHPDLDITADFVVGPPRDVLCQAAKDAEMLVIGTVGAGRLTGFLLGSVSMATVAHAEAPVVLVRAGRSVEQPPPGAEPGPPLPVVLGLDLSRPCNEVIGFAFETAAVRAAPLVVVHGWNPPPYHLYGLGAALRFGSDLSAGERDSVRQALRPWQERYPGVELAAQAVIGEPAHHLLDAATHAALVVIGRHRRTARPAPSHIGHIAHAVLHHCLAPVAVVPHG; this is translated from the coding sequence ATGTCGCGCCCCGTTGCCGTCGGTGTGGACGGCTCGCCCGCGAGCCTGGCCGCCGCGGACTGGGGCGCCCGCGAGGCGGTGCTCAGGGACCTGCCGTTGCGGCTGCTCCACGCCTGGGAGCGGCAACCCCACTCCCACGCCCCACCCGCCGGGCCGGAGGCCGCCCGCCGCTGGTCGCAGGGGGGTCCCCAGGAGCTGACCGATCGACTGCGGCAGCTCCACCCGGACCTCGACATCACGGCGGACTTCGTCGTCGGCCCACCACGGGATGTGCTGTGCCAGGCCGCGAAGGACGCCGAGATGCTGGTGATCGGCACAGTCGGTGCAGGGAGACTCACCGGCTTCCTGCTCGGCTCGGTGAGTATGGCCACCGTCGCCCACGCGGAAGCGCCCGTCGTCCTCGTCCGGGCCGGGCGCTCAGTGGAACAACCACCTCCCGGTGCAGAACCAGGACCGCCCCTTCCGGTAGTCCTCGGCCTGGATCTCAGCCGCCCCTGCAACGAGGTGATCGGTTTCGCCTTCGAGACCGCGGCCGTGCGCGCCGCGCCCTTGGTGGTGGTGCACGGCTGGAACCCACCGCCGTATCACCTCTACGGCCTCGGTGCGGCGCTGAGGTTCGGCTCCGACCTCTCGGCCGGCGAGCGGGACTCCGTGCGCCAGGCGCTGCGACCGTGGCAGGAAAGATACCCGGGCGTGGAGTTGGCGGCGCAGGCTGTCATCGGCGAGCCGGCCCACCACCTGCTCGATGCCGCCACCCACGCGGCACTCGTCGTCATCGGGCGTCACCGCCGCACGGCACGGCCGGCTCCGTCTCACATCGGGCACATCGCCCACGCCGTCCTGCACCACTGCCTCGCCCCGGTCGCCGTCGTCCCGCACGGCTGA
- a CDS encoding CBS domain-containing protein yields the protein MAHTPHTVSDVMTRTVVAVGQEARFKEIVETMEQWQVSALPVLAGEGRVIGVVSEADLLPKEEFRDAAPDRMEQRQRLADLRKAGGLTAGELMSTPALTVRADETIAQAARTMARKSVKRLPVVDSHGMLQGVVSRADLLKVFLRSDEDLAAEVRTEIVDRLFTGTAQKVEVSVEEGVVTLRGPIRDTALLPVLSRLVRAVEGVVDVTFDVRTAPTTEKRTVAG from the coding sequence ATGGCGCACACCCCGCACACGGTCAGCGACGTGATGACCCGGACGGTGGTCGCCGTCGGTCAGGAGGCCCGCTTCAAGGAGATCGTCGAGACCATGGAGCAGTGGCAGGTGAGCGCCCTGCCGGTGCTCGCGGGGGAGGGGCGAGTGATCGGCGTGGTCTCCGAGGCCGACCTGCTGCCCAAGGAGGAGTTCCGGGACGCGGCACCGGACCGGATGGAGCAGCGGCAACGTCTGGCGGACCTGCGCAAGGCCGGCGGTCTCACGGCGGGCGAGTTGATGAGCACCCCGGCGCTGACGGTGCGCGCGGACGAGACCATCGCCCAGGCGGCACGCACGATGGCGCGCAAGTCGGTCAAGCGGCTGCCCGTCGTCGACAGCCACGGCATGCTGCAGGGCGTCGTCAGCCGCGCGGACCTGCTGAAGGTCTTCCTGCGCTCCGACGAGGACCTGGCGGCGGAAGTACGGACGGAGATCGTCGACCGGCTGTTCACCGGGACTGCGCAGAAGGTCGAAGTGAGCGTCGAGGAGGGCGTGGTGACGTTGCGCGGACCGATCCGCGACACTGCGCTGCTGCCAGTCCTGTCCCGCCTGGTGCGGGCGGTCGAGGGCGTGGTGGACGTGACGTTCGACGTCCGCACGGCTCCGACGACGGAGAAGCGCACGGTGGCCGGCTGA
- a CDS encoding GNAT family N-acetyltransferase — protein sequence MLRFYGEMSADSLRRRFFVVSRRSGERAADRLCVPDTPGHRTLAAFQGDRLVGVAEYETGDAPTTADIALAVADDCHRRGVGTLLLEHLVHTARENGVTAFTADLLADNHPIHRVLADLGLRVTRRYEGTTVHGVIRLEPDERYLSAVDLRGRTADTASLRPLLRPRSVAVVGAGTRPGSVGRAVLRNLRGGHFRGLLHAVNPHAHAVLHVPAFSSVGDLPAPPDLAVIAVPAADVPGVAAQCGRAGVKALVVVTAGLDADRTAELTAACRRWGMRMVGPNCLGIANTEPGVRLDATFAVGRPLSGTAGVAVQSGGVGIALLDGLSRLGIGVSSFVSLGDKRDVSGNDLLQWWECDERTELALLHLESFGNPRAFSRTARRVTRRMPVLTVDAGRSAAGRRAAASYTAAAPTPTMTRRALFTQAGITAAHTLGELLDTAALLHSQPLPAGERVAVISNAGGAGVLAADACADAGLAVPELPTGLAQELLAMLPAGAGTGNPPVIARPDGSTVVDARVRLLPRRATDPYLRRLP from the coding sequence GTGCTGCGCTTCTACGGCGAGATGTCGGCGGACAGCCTGCGCCGCCGGTTCTTCGTGGTGAGCCGCCGCTCCGGTGAACGGGCGGCCGACCGGCTCTGCGTGCCCGACACCCCCGGACACCGCACTTTGGCCGCCTTCCAGGGCGACCGGCTGGTCGGTGTCGCCGAGTACGAGACCGGCGACGCTCCGACCACCGCCGATATCGCCCTGGCGGTCGCCGACGACTGCCACCGCCGCGGCGTGGGCACCCTGCTGCTGGAGCACCTCGTGCACACCGCCCGCGAGAACGGCGTCACCGCCTTCACCGCCGACCTGCTCGCGGACAACCACCCCATCCACCGCGTCCTGGCCGATCTCGGGCTGCGCGTCACCCGGCGGTACGAGGGCACCACAGTGCACGGTGTCATCCGCCTCGAACCCGACGAGAGGTATCTGTCCGCCGTGGATCTGCGGGGGCGCACCGCCGACACCGCGAGCCTGCGCCCGTTGCTGCGGCCCCGCTCGGTCGCGGTCGTCGGAGCCGGGACCCGACCCGGGTCGGTGGGGCGGGCGGTCCTGCGCAACCTGCGCGGCGGCCACTTCCGCGGGCTCCTCCACGCGGTCAACCCGCATGCCCACGCGGTCCTGCACGTCCCCGCGTTCTCGTCCGTCGGCGACCTGCCGGCGCCGCCCGACCTCGCCGTCATCGCCGTACCGGCGGCGGACGTCCCCGGCGTCGCGGCGCAGTGCGGCCGGGCCGGGGTGAAGGCGCTGGTGGTGGTGACCGCCGGCCTGGACGCGGACCGGACCGCGGAGTTGACGGCGGCCTGCCGCCGCTGGGGCATGCGGATGGTCGGACCCAACTGCCTGGGCATCGCCAACACGGAACCGGGCGTCCGGCTCGACGCGACCTTCGCCGTCGGCCGGCCGCTGTCCGGCACCGCCGGTGTCGCCGTGCAGTCCGGGGGTGTCGGCATCGCGCTCCTCGACGGGCTCTCCCGCCTCGGCATCGGCGTCTCCAGCTTCGTCTCGCTCGGTGACAAGCGCGATGTCAGCGGCAACGACCTCCTCCAGTGGTGGGAGTGCGACGAGCGCACCGAACTGGCCCTGCTGCATCTGGAGTCGTTCGGGAACCCCCGGGCCTTCTCCCGTACGGCCCGGCGCGTCACCCGGCGCATGCCGGTGCTCACCGTCGACGCCGGACGGTCGGCGGCCGGCCGCCGGGCCGCCGCCTCGTACACCGCCGCCGCGCCCACGCCCACCATGACCCGTAGGGCGCTGTTCACCCAGGCCGGTATCACCGCCGCCCACACCCTCGGGGAACTCCTGGACACCGCGGCGCTGCTGCACTCCCAGCCGCTGCCCGCGGGCGAGCGGGTCGCCGTGATCTCCAACGCCGGTGGGGCCGGCGTCCTGGCTGCCGACGCCTGCGCCGACGCGGGGCTGGCCGTACCGGAACTTCCCACGGGGCTCGCTCAGGAACTGCTCGCCATGCTTCCAGCAGGCGCCGGTACCGGAAACCCCCCGGTCATCGCGCGGCCCGACGGCAGCACCGTCGTGGACGCCCGGGTGCGACTGTTGCCGCGCCGGGCGACCGACCCCTATCTGCGCCGGCTCCCGTGA